The genomic window GGCGATGAGGATGATGTCGCGACCGGTGCCGATCCGCTACCCGCGATCCAGGCGTCGGCATCGACGCTTGCCGACACCATCGACGCCGTGGCCGCGCGTCCACCGGTCGAACGTCTGCGTGACGGGCTGCGCGTCGTTCTTGCCGGGCCACCCAATGCCGGCAAATCGACTCTGCTCAACGCGCTCACCGGCCGCGACGCTGCGATTGTCTCGCCAGTCGCGGGGACGACCCGCGACCGTATCGAAGCGCCGGTCGTGCGCGGCGGTGTCGCCTATCTGCTGACCGACACCGCAGGCATTACCGCCAACCCTGGCGACGCGATCGAAGCGATCGGGGTGACTAGAGCGGAGGGTGCGCTTGCCGCAGCCGACATCCTGCTGTGGCTGGGCGACGAAGCGCCACCGGAGCATCCGGTCGCGCTCTGGATTCATGCGCGCGCCGACGAAGACGGAAGGGTATCAAATCCGGGCGCGGACCTCACCCTATCCGCCGCAACGGGAGCGGGAATTGACATGCTGTGGGAGCGTCTCGCCGCATTGTCATCGGCTCTGCTTCCGCCGCCCGATCTCGTGGCACTTAGCGCCCGGCAGCGCGACCTCTGCTTTGCGGCTTCGCGCGCGCTGCGATCAGGGGTGATCGAGACCGACCTGCTTCTTGTCGCCGAACATCTCCGTTCCGCGCTGCGCGCTTTCGATGCGATCAGCGGCAAGGCAGGCGTGGAAGCAATGCTCGATGCGTTGTTCGGGCGCTTTTGCATCGGAAAGTAGCTGTTCCACGTGGAACAGTTTTGACGCACGCGCCGCCAGCCATTAGCGCGAGCACATGCACTTCGATGTTATCGTCATCGGCGGGGGCCATGCCGGCACCGAGGCCGCAGCGGCGGCGGCGCGGCGCGGCGCGCGCACGGCATTGCTCAGCTTCGACCTGTCGAAGGTTGGCGCAATGTCATGCAACCCGGCGATCGGCGGGCTCGGAAAGGGCCATCTCGTCCGCGAAGTTGATGCGTTTGACGGCCTGATCGCCCGCGCGGCGGATGCCGCGGCGATCCATTATCGCATGCTCAACCGTTCCAAAGGCACCGCGGTTCAGGGGCCGCGGGTCCAGGCCGATCGCACGCGCTATGCTTCGGCGATTCAGTCGATGCTCGTGGCGCAGGACCATCTCACGCTGGTGCAAGGCGAGGCGGAATCGCTGATAATTGAGAGCGGGCGCGTCGCCGGTGTGGTTCTTGGCGATGGCACCACCATACACGCCCGCGCCGTGGTCCTGGCCACCGGCACCTTTCTCGGCGGTCGCATCTTCCGAGGCGAGGAGCGCGAGACCGGCGGCCGGGTAGGCGAGGCGGCCGCGACCCGCCTCGCCGAGCAACTCCGCGGGCTCTCCTTGCCGATGGCGCGCCTTAAAACCGGCACGCCGCCCCGGCTAGATGGCCGCACGATCGACTGGGCCGGCATCGAGGAGCAGCCTTCGGATGCCGACCCGTGGACGATGTCGCCGCTGACGGAGCGGCGCCTGCTCCCTCAGCTTCATTGCGGTATCACCCGCACCAATGCCGCGACTCATGACGCGATCCGCGCGGGACTGGATCGCTCGCCGCTGTTCAGCGGCGCCATCGACGCGCAGGGACCGCGCTACTGCCCGTCGATTGAGGACAAGATTCATCGCTTCGGTGATCGAGACGGCCATCAGATTTTCCTCGAGCCCGAGGGCTTGGACATGCATCTGATCTACCCCAACGGCATGTCGACCTCGCTTCCCGTCGATATTCAACAGGCGATGGTCCGCTCGATTGCAGGGCTTGAGCGGGCAGTGATCATCACGCCGGGCTATGCGGTGGAATATGATCATATCGATCCGCGTGCGCTCGACGTCCGCCTCGGCCTCCCGCAAATTCCCGGAATCTATTGCGCAGGGCAGATTAATGGAACCACCGGCTACGAGGAGGCAGCGGGGCAGGGGCTTGTCGCCGGGCTCAACGCCGCGGCATACGCCCGCGACGATGCCCCGCTAATTCTCGATCGCGCTACCTCCTATCTGGCGGTGATGATCGACGATCTTGTGTTGCAGGGCGTTACCGAGCCATACCGCATGCTCACTGCGCGCGCCGAATTCCGGCTCCGCCTCCGCGCCGATAATGCTGGGACGAGACTGGGTCCGACCGCCGCGGCCCTCGGCTGTCTCGGCCCAGAACGGCGCCATCGGTTGGAACAACGGACCGGTGAACGGACCCGTCTCGATAAAGCCTTCGCCACCATGTTGACCGCGAGCCAGCTCGCGGCAAGCGGCGCACCGGTTGGCCAGGACGGCGCGCGCCGTCCCGCTAGCGAGTGGCTCCGCTTCCCCGGGGTCGAGCTGGCGCATGTCGGGGTGGATTGGGACGGCGATATGGGTACACTGGCCGAGTTCGTTGAGGACGCGCGCTACGCGCCCTATCTGGAGCGCCAGGAGGCGGAGGTGGCGGCGCTGCGTGGCAATGACAATGTCCGCCTCAGCCCAGAGCTCGACTTTGCCGCAATCCCCGGCCTGTCCAACGAGATGGTCGAACGACTTTCCGCAGCGCGCCCAGAGACTCTCGGTGCCGCTTCGCGCATTCGCGGAATCACGCCAGCCGCGCTTTCAGCGATCCTGTTGCAGGCCAGAAAGCGCGCCGCATGACCGAGCAAGAGGCTCGCCAGTGGATCGGCGATCGCTTTGGCGTTTCACGTGAAACATCGTTGGAGCAGTTCGCGGCGATCCTGCGCGACGAGGCAACGCACCAGAACCTGATTTCCGCCGCGTCGTTCGATGAGCTATGGAATCGGCATTTCGTCGATTCGGCGCAGTTGATCCCTATGGCCAGCGCCAGCGGCGCAGCGGATGGCGTTTGGCTCGATGTCGGGACCGGCGCCGGCATGCCCGGTCTGGTCGTTGCCCTGCTGATCGATCGGCCTGTGGTACTGGTCGAGCCGCGCGCCAAGCGCGCCGACTTTCTCTATCGCGCCGCGGCGTTGCTTGGAATCGGCCGGCAGGTCACCACC from Sphingomonas sp. includes these protein-coding regions:
- the mnmE gene encoding tRNA uridine-5-carboxymethylaminomethyl(34) synthesis GTPase MnmE, whose amino-acid sequence is MNDTIFAVSSGAPPAAIAILRISGAGAFDAIHALTSDVPKPRTAALRALRDPASGELLDRALVLIFPGPGSATGEDLAELHLHGGRAVVRAVESALASLAGLRAAEPGEFTRRALTNGRIDLSEAEGLGDLLMAETEAQRRAAIRSTEGAVRREVEGWSTHALMLSAQVEALLDHGDEDDVATGADPLPAIQASASTLADTIDAVAARPPVERLRDGLRVVLAGPPNAGKSTLLNALTGRDAAIVSPVAGTTRDRIEAPVVRGGVAYLLTDTAGITANPGDAIEAIGVTRAEGALAAADILLWLGDEAPPEHPVALWIHARADEDGRVSNPGADLTLSAATGAGIDMLWERLAALSSALLPPPDLVALSARQRDLCFAASRALRSGVIETDLLLVAEHLRSALRAFDAISGKAGVEAMLDALFGRFCIGK
- a CDS encoding RsmG family class I SAM-dependent methyltransferase, whose product is MTEQEARQWIGDRFGVSRETSLEQFAAILRDEATHQNLISAASFDELWNRHFVDSAQLIPMASASGAADGVWLDVGTGAGMPGLVVALLIDRPVVLVEPRAKRADFLYRAAALLGIGRQVTTQHCSIEKYKPAKPAAIVSARAVAELSQLIASTHHCTDSSTIWLLPKGRAAQSEVEAAAAKWQGSFHVEPSITSADSGIVIAQGVRPR
- the mnmG gene encoding tRNA uridine-5-carboxymethylaminomethyl(34) synthesis enzyme MnmG, whose translation is MHFDVIVIGGGHAGTEAAAAAARRGARTALLSFDLSKVGAMSCNPAIGGLGKGHLVREVDAFDGLIARAADAAAIHYRMLNRSKGTAVQGPRVQADRTRYASAIQSMLVAQDHLTLVQGEAESLIIESGRVAGVVLGDGTTIHARAVVLATGTFLGGRIFRGEERETGGRVGEAAATRLAEQLRGLSLPMARLKTGTPPRLDGRTIDWAGIEEQPSDADPWTMSPLTERRLLPQLHCGITRTNAATHDAIRAGLDRSPLFSGAIDAQGPRYCPSIEDKIHRFGDRDGHQIFLEPEGLDMHLIYPNGMSTSLPVDIQQAMVRSIAGLERAVIITPGYAVEYDHIDPRALDVRLGLPQIPGIYCAGQINGTTGYEEAAGQGLVAGLNAAAYARDDAPLILDRATSYLAVMIDDLVLQGVTEPYRMLTARAEFRLRLRADNAGTRLGPTAAALGCLGPERRHRLEQRTGERTRLDKAFATMLTASQLAASGAPVGQDGARRPASEWLRFPGVELAHVGVDWDGDMGTLAEFVEDARYAPYLERQEAEVAALRGNDNVRLSPELDFAAIPGLSNEMVERLSAARPETLGAASRIRGITPAALSAILLQARKRAA